The following proteins are encoded in a genomic region of Paenibacillus sp. FSL R7-0273:
- a CDS encoding GGDEF domain-containing protein translates to MDFQLDIGTLLYLFIFGNLFTGLLITFYRFHSPKDMASLLFISGKWVQVLFWSSILLWDSLPHKLMIPLSNFLILLGGLLEITALLMMMDIFGRTAKLYFTALTAVSVASFCIIALFFNQANLRVASASLSVMLYVLYPAVRLTTGKETPPLQRITGYVFYGIAFTMLGRFFVALFVEPQMGALSANMAQYLYYVGMFFMLVTGTAAFILLSNEHSYEKLKRIATYDSLTGILSRRAFLLEAELKLALAVKKGQVYSLLLLDLDHFKRINDTYGHDKGDKVLQDFAFTVENNLGNGDLFGRVGGEEFAAVLYGPDEAESINKAEQLRRAVAEASQTGGHGKYTVSIGVITVLPDSRTSVNMLFKLCDRALYQAKQEGRNRVVCYSCLEE, encoded by the coding sequence ATGGATTTTCAGCTTGATATCGGAACCTTATTGTACCTTTTTATCTTTGGAAATTTATTTACGGGGCTCTTAATAACCTTTTACCGCTTTCATTCGCCGAAAGATATGGCTTCCCTCCTGTTTATCAGCGGCAAATGGGTGCAGGTGCTCTTTTGGAGCTCCATCCTGCTGTGGGATTCTCTGCCGCATAAGCTGATGATTCCGCTCAGCAATTTCCTGATTCTGCTGGGGGGACTGCTGGAAATTACCGCACTGCTGATGATGATGGATATATTCGGACGGACGGCCAAGCTGTATTTTACGGCGTTGACGGCTGTAAGTGTGGCCAGCTTTTGCATAATTGCACTGTTCTTTAACCAGGCCAATCTGCGTGTGGCTTCAGCTTCACTGTCTGTGATGCTATATGTCCTGTATCCGGCTGTCCGGCTGACCACAGGCAAGGAGACACCTCCGCTGCAGCGGATTACCGGTTATGTTTTTTATGGAATTGCCTTTACTATGCTGGGCCGCTTCTTCGTAGCGCTGTTTGTTGAACCGCAGATGGGTGCGTTATCGGCCAATATGGCGCAGTATCTTTATTATGTGGGCATGTTTTTCATGCTCGTAACGGGAACCGCAGCCTTTATTCTTCTTTCCAATGAGCATTCCTATGAAAAGCTGAAAAGAATTGCTACCTACGACTCCCTCACCGGTATCCTTAGCCGCAGGGCATTTTTGCTGGAGGCGGAGCTGAAGCTTGCCCTTGCTGTGAAGAAGGGACAGGTCTATTCCCTGCTGCTGCTGGATCTTGATCATTTCAAGAGAATTAATGATACCTACGGGCATGATAAGGGAGATAAGGTTTTGCAGGATTTTGCCTTTACGGTGGAGAACAATCTTGGCAACGGTGATCTGTTCGGAAGAGTGGGCGGAGAGGAATTTGCAGCCGTTCTGTACGGTCCGGATGAAGCTGAGAGTATAAATAAGGCAGAGCAGCTGCGGAGGGCGGTAGCTGAGGCCTCACAGACCGGCGGACACGGTAAATATACAGTAAGCATCGGGGTCATTACGGTTCTGCCCGATTCGCGGACCTCGGTGAACATGCTGTTCAAGCTGTGCGACCGGGCGCTTTATCAGGCCAAGCAGGAAGGAAGAAACCGGGTTGTCTGTTACAGCTGCCTGGAGGAGTAA
- a CDS encoding LysM peptidoglycan-binding domain-containing protein — protein sequence MFDQSHGLRFDIYERIHLPAELPGIAELEEVELIPEIQVIQREDRAELYGQLLLTGLYRGENDRTERLEHAIPVEITVPLTRVSSLDDIGVEIENFDIDLLTMRTVNITGVLSLRGIGGAEAGSAWPQEEYTVAYSPEEADRSSAAPEEAREPEGDALYENSLWTYGEGAAEVPAEQQEYTSFVPDEGAVSPLVLEGSVYTQAAGHAAQPPKDKEAKLRTHSLEAQSGFPGGAAAEGWQKGKAPAEPVSGYFFGAREKEKAAAPPASAEIVRAEAGNAAEDIVPAAQDYAFADIASGTLFAGNREEPVAAVEAETQEPNPAPAEAEAVLPDLADFKENEFLPSAETLPAQEEKADLKVALGSKKEADSAAREPLTFSSLLSSSRAHKEQESAIAAAEAPPAAVPEAANDSDWKTRFISRTGGAELFRKVRMCIVQREDTLDTIAEKYQLSARELVMYNRLAGQSVEEGQVLYIP from the coding sequence GTGTTTGACCAGTCCCACGGCTTGCGGTTTGATATTTATGAACGCATTCACCTGCCTGCAGAACTTCCGGGAATCGCTGAGCTGGAAGAGGTGGAGCTCATTCCCGAAATACAGGTGATTCAGAGGGAAGACCGGGCCGAGCTCTATGGCCAGCTGCTGCTCACCGGACTTTACCGGGGAGAAAATGACCGGACGGAGCGCCTGGAGCATGCGATACCTGTTGAAATCACAGTCCCGCTGACCCGGGTCAGCTCACTTGATGACATAGGGGTGGAGATCGAGAATTTCGACATCGACCTGCTTACGATGCGAACCGTCAACATCACCGGCGTCCTGTCCCTGCGGGGGATCGGCGGAGCTGAAGCGGGGTCGGCCTGGCCGCAGGAGGAGTATACTGTAGCCTACTCTCCTGAGGAGGCTGACCGCAGCAGTGCTGCTCCGGAGGAAGCCCGTGAGCCTGAAGGTGACGCCCTGTATGAGAATTCGCTGTGGACTTACGGCGAAGGTGCGGCAGAAGTTCCTGCGGAGCAGCAGGAGTACACCTCATTTGTGCCGGATGAAGGGGCTGTAAGCCCGCTGGTTCTGGAAGGCTCAGTCTACACACAGGCGGCCGGACACGCTGCCCAGCCGCCGAAGGACAAGGAAGCGAAGCTGCGCACACATAGTCTGGAGGCGCAGTCCGGCTTCCCGGGCGGCGCGGCGGCGGAGGGCTGGCAGAAGGGCAAGGCCCCGGCCGAGCCGGTATCGGGATACTTTTTCGGTGCCCGCGAGAAGGAGAAGGCTGCGGCACCGCCGGCTTCTGCTGAGATTGTGCGGGCTGAGGCCGGCAATGCAGCAGAGGATATTGTCCCTGCGGCGCAGGACTATGCATTTGCTGACATTGCCTCCGGAACACTCTTTGCCGGGAACCGGGAGGAGCCGGTTGCTGCTGTTGAGGCGGAGACACAGGAGCCAAATCCGGCTCCGGCTGAGGCTGAGGCTGTCCTGCCTGATCTGGCGGACTTTAAGGAGAACGAGTTCCTTCCTTCGGCAGAGACGCTGCCCGCCCAGGAAGAAAAGGCCGATCTTAAGGTGGCACTCGGCAGCAAGAAGGAGGCGGATTCTGCCGCTAGGGAGCCTCTGACCTTCTCCTCCCTGCTCAGCTCAAGCCGGGCCCACAAGGAGCAGGAGAGTGCAATTGCCGCTGCTGAAGCGCCCCCGGCGGCGGTCCCTGAAGCGGCGAATGACAGCGACTGGAAGACCCGCTTCATCAGCCGGACCGGCGGTGCGGAGCTGTTCCGTAAGGTCCGGATGTGCATTGTGCAGCGTGAGGATACGCTGGACACAATTGCCGAGAAGTACCAGCTCAGCGCGCGGGAGCTGGTAATGTACAACCGGCTGGCCGGCCAGAGCGTGGAAGAGGGCCAGGTTTTATATATTCCTTAA
- a CDS encoding valine--tRNA ligase, with product MLPDTQEAAAQAAADNSTKNDMPTTYDPKAAEHKWYTYWMENEFFKAGQRPDAEPYSIVIPPPNVTGMLHIGHALDFTLQDILIRTKRMQGFDTLWLPGTDHAGIATQTKVEQKLRQQGISRHDLGREKFLEQVWAWKDQYAETIHEQWAKMGLSLDYSRERFTLDEGLTKGVRQVFVELYRKGLIYRGKRIINWDPAARTALSDIEVEYKEVNGHLYHLRYPLKDGSGHITVATTRPETMLGDTAVAVHPKDERYKDLIGKTLILPIIGREIPIIADDYVDKEFGSGAVKITPAHDPNDFEVGQRHNLPQINVMDEGGVMNEEAGPYNGQDRSECRKNIVADLKEQGVLISIEDHVHQVGHSERSGAVVEPYLSTQWFVKMQPLAEVAINAQKEGNGVNFVPERFEKTYLNWIENVRDWCISRQLWWGHRIPAWYSESTGEVFVAYSEEEAREMSGLDDLKQDEDVLDTWFSSNLWPFATLGWPDESSSDYQRFYPNNVLVTGYDIIYFWVARMIFSAFEFTGQKPFADVFMHGLVRDADGRKMSKSLGNGIDPLDVIEQYGADAMRYMISTGITAGQDLRFRMEKVEQARNFANKIWNASRFALMNLEGVNFADIDITGELTTADRWILHRLNETSRDITRLIDSYEYGETGRLLYNFIWDDLCDWYIEFAKLSLYGSDAAAKAKTQSVLAYVLDRTLRLIHPFMPFITEEIWQHLPHEGATITLAEWPKYDAALESPEAVAEMNLLMDVIRAVRNIRAEVNVPMSKKVELIIKAGSAETLSIISRNDNYIGRFCNTSSFEAGLEPQTPDKVMSAVVTGAELLLPLSGLIDIDQEILRLEKEVQTLNSEVERVEKKLGNQGFVAKAPAKVIEEERAKQADYSAKREKVLARIAELRG from the coding sequence ATGCTGCCGGACACGCAGGAAGCGGCAGCGCAGGCTGCAGCTGACAATAGCACCAAGAACGACATGCCGACTACGTACGATCCGAAAGCGGCAGAGCACAAGTGGTACACCTACTGGATGGAGAATGAATTCTTCAAGGCCGGCCAGCGGCCGGACGCAGAGCCTTACAGCATCGTAATCCCGCCGCCGAACGTAACGGGGATGCTGCATATCGGGCACGCGCTCGACTTCACCCTGCAGGATATTCTGATCCGCACGAAGCGGATGCAGGGCTTCGACACCCTTTGGCTGCCGGGAACGGACCATGCGGGTATTGCTACCCAGACCAAGGTGGAGCAGAAGCTGCGCCAGCAGGGCATTTCCCGCCATGACCTCGGCCGCGAGAAGTTCCTGGAGCAGGTATGGGCCTGGAAGGACCAGTATGCCGAAACGATCCATGAGCAATGGGCGAAGATGGGCCTGTCCCTGGACTATTCCCGCGAGCGCTTTACTCTGGATGAAGGCCTGACCAAAGGCGTACGCCAGGTCTTTGTAGAGCTGTACCGCAAAGGCCTGATCTACCGCGGCAAGCGCATTATTAACTGGGACCCGGCTGCACGTACAGCCCTGTCCGATATTGAGGTTGAATATAAAGAGGTTAACGGGCACCTGTATCACCTGCGGTATCCGCTGAAGGACGGCAGCGGCCACATCACTGTAGCCACTACACGTCCGGAGACGATGCTCGGCGATACAGCGGTAGCGGTGCATCCGAAGGATGAGCGCTACAAGGATCTGATCGGCAAAACGCTGATCCTGCCGATTATCGGCCGGGAAATTCCGATTATTGCTGATGATTACGTAGATAAGGAATTCGGCAGCGGTGCGGTAAAGATTACTCCGGCTCATGATCCGAATGACTTTGAGGTAGGCCAGCGCCACAATCTGCCGCAGATCAATGTGATGGACGAAGGCGGCGTAATGAATGAGGAAGCCGGACCGTATAACGGCCAGGACCGCAGCGAATGCCGTAAGAATATCGTTGCTGATCTGAAGGAGCAGGGCGTCCTGATTTCGATCGAGGATCACGTACACCAGGTAGGACACAGCGAGCGCTCCGGCGCCGTAGTTGAGCCGTATCTGTCCACCCAGTGGTTCGTAAAAATGCAGCCGCTGGCTGAGGTTGCCATCAATGCGCAGAAGGAAGGCAACGGCGTTAACTTTGTTCCTGAGCGTTTCGAGAAGACCTACCTGAACTGGATCGAAAATGTACGCGACTGGTGTATCTCCCGCCAGCTGTGGTGGGGACACCGCATTCCGGCCTGGTACTCCGAGTCTACAGGTGAAGTATTCGTAGCCTACAGTGAGGAAGAAGCCCGTGAAATGAGCGGACTTGATGATCTGAAGCAGGATGAGGATGTACTGGATACCTGGTTCAGCTCGAACCTCTGGCCGTTCGCCACACTGGGCTGGCCTGACGAGAGCAGCAGCGACTACCAGCGCTTCTATCCGAACAACGTGCTTGTTACCGGATACGACATCATCTACTTCTGGGTAGCGCGCATGATCTTCTCCGCCTTTGAATTTACCGGCCAGAAGCCGTTCGCTGATGTATTCATGCACGGCCTGGTGCGCGATGCCGACGGCCGCAAAATGTCCAAATCGCTCGGCAACGGGATCGATCCGCTGGATGTTATCGAGCAGTACGGCGCGGACGCTATGCGCTATATGATTTCGACCGGTATTACTGCCGGGCAGGATCTGCGTTTCCGGATGGAAAAGGTAGAGCAGGCCCGTAATTTCGCCAACAAGATCTGGAACGCATCGCGCTTTGCGCTGATGAATCTGGAGGGCGTAAATTTTGCAGATATTGACATTACAGGTGAGCTTACTACGGCTGACCGCTGGATTTTGCACCGCCTGAACGAAACTTCCCGCGATATTACGCGTCTAATTGACTCGTACGAGTACGGCGAGACCGGCCGTCTGCTGTACAACTTCATCTGGGATGATCTGTGCGACTGGTATATCGAGTTCGCGAAGCTGTCGCTGTACGGCAGCGATGCTGCTGCTAAGGCCAAAACCCAATCGGTGCTCGCCTACGTGCTCGACCGCACGCTGCGCCTGATCCACCCGTTCATGCCGTTCATTACCGAGGAGATCTGGCAGCATCTGCCGCATGAGGGTGCGACGATTACGCTGGCAGAATGGCCTAAGTACGATGCAGCGCTTGAGAGTCCTGAGGCTGTAGCCGAAATGAACCTGCTGATGGACGTTATCCGTGCGGTACGCAACATCCGTGCAGAGGTTAATGTGCCGATGAGCAAAAAGGTAGAGCTGATCATCAAGGCAGGCAGCGCAGAAACACTCAGCATTATCAGCCGCAACGATAATTACATCGGACGCTTCTGCAACACATCTTCGTTTGAAGCCGGACTGGAGCCGCAGACGCCGGACAAAGTAATGTCCGCTGTGGTTACCGGAGCAGAGCTGCTGCTGCCGCTGTCGGGGCTGATCGATATTGACCAGGAAATCCTCCGTCTCGAAAAAGAAGTGCAGACGCTGAACAGTGAAGTGGAACGCGTTGAGAAAAAGCTTGGCAATCAGGGCTTTGTTGCCAAGGCTCCGGCTAAAGTCATCGAAGAGGAACGGGCGAAGCAGGCGGATTATTCCGCTAAGCGCGAGAAAGTGCTGGCCCGCATCGCAGAGCTGAGAGGATAA
- the murC gene encoding UDP-N-acetylmuramate--L-alanine ligase, giving the protein MDTTERVHFIGIGGYGMSAIARVMLEMGYTVTGSDVAAQELTEKLIAKGAKVYIGHTAEQVKGADLVVYSTALASDNVEWVEAERLNIPVLHRSQMLARLLNERKGVAVAGAHGKTTTSSMIALIMEDCGVDPTYIIGGEIMNVGTNAKAGQGEFVVAEADESDGSFLQYHPWLAIVTNIEADHLENYGGDFGKLKAAYVQFMNQLREDGTAIVCADDETASSLLSEVKGSIITYGIDSPDADYTATDIVLGDRMVSYTMNHQGQVLGKIELSIPGKYNLYNSMAAVIACLKSGVAFEAIADAIVKFHGAKRRFQVLGEVNDILVIDDYAHHPTEIQATISAAKATGKRIIAVFQPQRYTRTFFLLDAFSRAFSEADEVIITDIYSPAGEKQIEGVTSARLVELIVQNSNSSARHLPTKEAVLADLQGRIAPGDLVLTMGAGDIWKVGYTLAEELRGHAAKE; this is encoded by the coding sequence TTGGATACTACTGAACGTGTACATTTTATAGGGATCGGCGGCTACGGAATGAGCGCGATTGCCCGGGTAATGCTGGAGATGGGATACACGGTTACGGGCTCCGATGTGGCTGCCCAGGAATTAACCGAAAAACTGATTGCCAAAGGTGCCAAGGTCTATATCGGACATACGGCGGAGCAGGTCAAAGGCGCAGATCTGGTCGTCTATTCGACCGCGCTGGCCAGCGACAATGTGGAGTGGGTGGAGGCTGAGCGCCTCAACATTCCGGTGCTGCACCGTTCGCAGATGCTGGCACGGCTGCTTAATGAACGCAAGGGGGTTGCCGTTGCAGGGGCGCACGGCAAAACAACCACCTCCTCGATGATCGCGCTGATCATGGAGGATTGCGGAGTGGACCCGACGTATATTATCGGCGGGGAGATTATGAATGTCGGCACAAATGCCAAGGCAGGACAAGGGGAATTCGTTGTTGCGGAAGCAGATGAAAGCGACGGCTCCTTCCTCCAGTACCACCCCTGGCTGGCGATTGTAACCAATATTGAAGCGGATCATCTGGAGAATTACGGCGGTGACTTCGGCAAGCTGAAGGCCGCTTACGTCCAGTTTATGAATCAGCTGCGTGAAGACGGCACGGCGATTGTATGTGCTGATGATGAGACAGCCAGCTCTCTTTTGTCTGAAGTGAAGGGGAGTATTATCACTTACGGTATTGATTCTCCGGATGCGGACTACACTGCTACTGATATCGTGCTGGGAGACAGAATGGTCTCCTATACGATGAATCATCAGGGACAGGTGCTGGGCAAGATTGAGCTGTCCATCCCGGGCAAATACAATCTTTATAACTCGATGGCAGCGGTAATCGCCTGCCTGAAGTCAGGCGTTGCCTTTGAAGCCATTGCTGACGCCATCGTGAAATTCCATGGCGCGAAGCGCCGCTTCCAGGTGCTGGGCGAGGTTAATGACATTCTGGTCATTGATGACTACGCCCACCATCCGACGGAGATTCAGGCTACAATCAGCGCCGCCAAGGCTACCGGCAAAAGGATTATCGCCGTGTTCCAGCCGCAGCGCTATACCCGTACCTTCTTCCTGCTGGATGCCTTCAGCCGTGCCTTCAGTGAAGCGGATGAGGTTATTATTACCGACATCTACTCGCCGGCCGGTGAGAAGCAGATTGAAGGGGTGACCTCTGCGAGGCTGGTGGAGCTTATTGTGCAGAACAGCAATTCCAGCGCAAGGCATCTGCCGACCAAGGAAGCGGTGCTTGCCGATCTGCAGGGCCGGATCGCTCCGGGCGATCTCGTGCTTACCATGGGCGCGGGTGATATCTGGAAGGTAGGCTATACCTTGGCAGAAGAACTGCGCGGACACGCGGCAAAAGAATAA
- a CDS encoding bifunctional folylpolyglutamate synthase/dihydrofolate synthase — MEEMIRSGNAAPLGSYTEAVDWINGLIPFGIRPGLERIELLMEKLGNPHRRLKFIHVAGTNGKGSTCAFLTSVLLKSGYSVGTFTSPYITKFTNRFQYNGTDIPEDTLTALAEKLRPLVEEIAAGELGSPTMFEVATALAILYYAECCFPDVVVWETGLGGRLDVTNIVMPVVSVITNVGHDHTDVLGDTLEKIAFEKAGIIKPGVPVVSCVSQPEVISVLKARAEACRSTLYLAGEDFSYELARIEDGVQHFSFKGPFRPFEAGIAMKGEHQLSNAAGAMMVLEVLRQYMAFVLDDEAVLDGFRDTFWAGRLEEVSSQPRIVLDGAHNPEGAESLARSLPQFYQYGKLNLLMGMLANKHHESYFKHILPIVDTLILTEPDFRKKMDAEELQVIAERLREKYAKSNLEIIVERNWGKALQLLQSITSEKDLAVVSGTLYLISDVRSTLLQQPDSEKGW, encoded by the coding sequence ATGGAAGAGATGATTAGGAGCGGTAACGCCGCTCCTTTGGGTTCTTATACAGAAGCAGTGGACTGGATCAACGGGCTGATTCCGTTTGGCATCCGTCCGGGGCTGGAGCGTATTGAGCTCCTGATGGAGAAGCTTGGCAACCCGCACCGCAGGCTGAAGTTCATTCATGTGGCAGGGACGAACGGCAAAGGTTCGACCTGTGCTTTTTTGACAAGTGTGCTGCTGAAAAGCGGCTACAGTGTAGGGACGTTTACTTCCCCGTACATCACGAAATTCACCAATCGTTTTCAATATAACGGTACGGATATTCCCGAAGACACCCTTACTGCGCTTGCGGAGAAGCTGCGTCCCTTAGTGGAAGAGATCGCCGCCGGCGAGCTTGGTTCACCGACCATGTTCGAGGTCGCTACAGCACTGGCTATCCTCTACTACGCCGAATGCTGTTTCCCTGATGTAGTCGTATGGGAGACAGGGCTTGGGGGAAGGCTGGATGTAACGAACATCGTAATGCCGGTTGTTTCCGTAATTACCAATGTCGGACATGACCATACTGATGTGCTGGGCGATACGCTGGAGAAGATTGCCTTTGAGAAGGCCGGGATTATTAAGCCCGGTGTTCCTGTGGTCAGCTGTGTCAGCCAGCCGGAGGTTATCTCTGTCCTGAAGGCCAGGGCAGAAGCCTGCCGCTCAACGCTCTATCTGGCCGGGGAGGACTTCAGCTACGAGCTTGCGCGGATTGAAGACGGTGTTCAGCATTTCAGCTTCAAGGGTCCGTTCCGCCCGTTTGAGGCCGGCATTGCCATGAAAGGCGAGCATCAGCTTAGCAATGCAGCCGGAGCGATGATGGTGCTGGAGGTTCTGCGCCAGTACATGGCTTTTGTGCTGGATGATGAGGCTGTGCTAGATGGCTTCCGCGATACCTTTTGGGCCGGACGGCTGGAGGAAGTAAGCAGCCAGCCGCGGATTGTACTCGACGGTGCGCATAATCCTGAAGGTGCGGAGAGTCTGGCGAGAAGCCTGCCGCAGTTTTATCAGTACGGTAAATTAAATTTACTCATGGGGATGCTGGCTAATAAGCATCATGAGTCATACTTCAAGCATATACTGCCTATAGTGGATACGCTCATCCTGACCGAACCGGATTTCCGGAAGAAAATGGACGCGGAAGAACTGCAGGTCATCGCAGAACGTCTGCGGGAGAAATATGCCAAGAGCAATTTGGAAATTATAGTAGAACGAAATTGGGGCAAGGCGCTGCAGCTGCTGCAGTCGATTACGTCGGAGAAGGATCTGGCGGTCGTGTCCGGCACGCTGTATCTGATTTCTGATGTACGCAGTACGCTTTTGCAGCAACCCGATTCTGAAAAAGGCTGGTGA